From Deferrisoma camini S3R1, the proteins below share one genomic window:
- a CDS encoding ligand-binding sensor domain-containing protein — MRWASVWGRRIARVAVAVGLACVVAPAASAVGPFGGSVTTLFLDESARAPDWAGTERGLFRFEGGRWQRVAFWAARHVTALARAGGAVLAAEHRNGLWRSVDDGATWERVQEGLQTPMATRVREVLCLAQDPADGRRVYLGSAGQGLFESRDGGRTWTRLDEGLEAQSPPAFHVTAILPSEGARPLLMGTDGAGLFSWTAEGWQAVGGMPPGLRVRRIAAEPGRPEHLLLATRGFGLWESRDAGATWRRVRKGFFGMVGAVAVAPGGRWLAFFAGEGLVASGKPRPRVLGVWKTAEVRVLLPVGDGWLAGLAHDGVWRLGPDGAPQRAENEGLDATRVLSLLREPDGSLWCGDTNGVFRSEDGGRTWVARERGLPGASVNVLLRAGSFLYAGTGGRGVFRWLPGEGRWEDVSQGLGTANTIFSLTWDGEALYAGTEGGIVRRQAEGPWRHVSQGLPAAGRWVVAADPARPGRVWAAGGGAVYRSEDGGTGWARVAEGDAMALHVRSAGAGVWGLEPRSVRVFDVAEAGPTVPLERGEQFTSWAWGDDRIWLGTNRGLWLWDPAGARRIWQGGRVTSVWPEDGKIFLGTDGLGVQTAATGGP, encoded by the coding sequence GTGAGGTGGGCCTCGGTGTGGGGCCGGCGGATCGCCCGGGTCGCTGTGGCGGTCGGGCTGGCGTGCGTGGTTGCGCCGGCCGCGTCCGCTGTCGGCCCCTTCGGCGGATCCGTGACCACCCTGTTCCTGGACGAATCCGCCCGGGCTCCCGACTGGGCCGGCACCGAGCGGGGGTTGTTTCGCTTCGAGGGGGGGCGATGGCAGCGCGTCGCGTTCTGGGCCGCCCGGCACGTCACGGCCCTCGCCCGGGCGGGCGGCGCGGTGCTGGCGGCCGAGCACCGAAACGGCCTCTGGCGCAGCGTTGACGACGGCGCCACCTGGGAGCGGGTGCAGGAGGGGCTCCAGACCCCCATGGCCACCCGGGTGCGGGAGGTGCTCTGCCTCGCGCAAGACCCTGCCGACGGCCGGAGGGTGTACCTGGGCTCGGCAGGGCAGGGGCTCTTCGAGAGCCGGGACGGGGGGCGCACCTGGACGCGCCTGGACGAGGGCCTCGAGGCCCAATCCCCCCCCGCGTTTCACGTTACGGCGATCCTGCCGTCCGAAGGGGCCCGGCCCCTGCTCATGGGCACCGACGGTGCCGGCCTGTTCTCTTGGACCGCCGAGGGGTGGCAGGCGGTGGGCGGGATGCCGCCGGGGCTTCGGGTCCGGCGGATCGCCGCCGAGCCCGGAAGGCCGGAGCATCTCCTTCTGGCCACCCGCGGGTTCGGCCTGTGGGAGAGCCGGGACGCTGGGGCCACCTGGAGGCGGGTTCGCAAGGGATTCTTCGGCATGGTTGGGGCCGTGGCCGTTGCCCCGGGGGGGCGGTGGCTCGCTTTTTTCGCGGGGGAAGGGCTCGTGGCGTCGGGCAAGCCTCGGCCTCGGGTCCTGGGCGTCTGGAAGACCGCCGAGGTTCGGGTGCTCCTGCCCGTGGGGGATGGGTGGCTCGCGGGGTTGGCCCACGACGGGGTCTGGCGCCTAGGCCCGGACGGTGCCCCTCAACGGGCGGAGAACGAAGGGCTGGATGCCACCCGCGTGCTTTCGCTGTTGCGGGAACCGGACGGGAGCCTCTGGTGCGGCGACACCAACGGCGTGTTCCGCTCCGAGGACGGGGGAAGAACCTGGGTTGCCCGGGAACGGGGGCTACCGGGGGCCTCGGTGAACGTTCTCCTCCGGGCCGGATCCTTCCTCTATGCCGGCACGGGGGGGCGGGGCGTGTTCCGATGGCTGCCGGGGGAGGGCCGTTGGGAGGACGTCTCCCAGGGCTTGGGTACGGCCAACACGATCTTTTCTCTGACCTGGGACGGCGAAGCCCTGTACGCCGGAACCGAGGGGGGGATCGTCCGGCGGCAGGCCGAAGGGCCCTGGCGGCACGTGTCCCAGGGGCTTCCGGCGGCCGGCCGGTGGGTGGTGGCGGCCGATCCGGCCCGGCCGGGTCGGGTCTGGGCGGCCGGCGGCGGCGCCGTGTACCGCTCGGAGGACGGGGGGACGGGGTGGGCACGGGTGGCCGAAGGCGATGCGATGGCGCTGCACGTGCGGTCCGCCGGGGCCGGGGTGTGGGGCCTGGAACCCAGGTCCGTACGGGTCTTCGACGTCGCGGAGGCGGGACCGACGGTGCCCTTGGAACGGGGGGAGCAGTTCACCTCCTGGGCGTGGGGGGACGATAGGATCTGGCTGGGGACGAACCGGGGGCTGTGGCTCTGGGATCCGGCCGGCGCTCGCAGGATCTGGCAGGGGGGACGGGTGACTTCGGTTTGGCCGGAGGACGGGAAGATCTTCCTGGGAACGGACGGTCTGGGCGTGCAAACGGCGGCCACCGGCGGGCCGTAA
- a CDS encoding CxxxxCH/CxxCH domain c-type cytochrome, with amino-acid sequence MGYLRSAGWFVVAAVLLVAGLATESRATHYPPGWKCYECHAVSASKIVPGTHLIKQSQKTFDLGITSTDPTIRCLFCHEAFRSASNPSGIARDRMKGVDHLFGAGALSKHPIDVTKSTFTQDATAFDCLDCHTVSGFDTTNPANPNIHGVDASQTLLAVNSTLVGAPADTSDAEISTKTCQNANCHDADGGTLNGYTAPPKHSASNAKLSLNDVAVVSGSADADASGQIYCTKCHGAHGSVDGEALLVLQNTSGNNGQAATNQTVALNECDVCHTQDENGGLTDNYYAYGHGRILGGCDTCHELRHDTNGDNAFDPAPRLKANLALDTTAGTSTFGTNFYGNCRACHQGHAAHTPTPNAGGDPGTGRSAGCMDCHDQHGTTAADTTFQNDTMIRRTIQGEDAQLPGDLALIGAPPPDGTGDTYDGDWFNPGAGSPAVTTGVCDNVACHTSLTTDLQTDHKGGALADTTCATGPGCHATHLQAGKQGTTMGAASCDGCHGFPPTTNAHQKHVDTAGFACEACHGKLGGSGGTSHNETGIADKTDFDNTWATSPGTIRNNVDIDLPYDGTNPNGAYSLAKGSRPNDTTTYGTCTALYCHGDDTTLFPAASQGTDTTPVWNDAATAACGTCHGATATAPPGSNAHPTHAGSTGGYSFPCNTCHVNTTADGVSVIYPAHVNGQADVAFDTAEARLDANSAYAGDAAVGSGYGACSNTYCHSQGLDRTAPFNGTNTAPRVAASWDSTTVDCSTCHDFGPSYANDTAIEAGTKKNSHPKHSNYGCQTCHQPTTTTGTSITTPAQHADVTFDLAPDTGAGVSFTVSTVGDLTVPTSCSSISCHGGGSATWGGTLSCTDCHLGTSDVDDFTYDNGTTAVLSSDEWGFSGHGKASGSYDVSLNAAAAFSGPASDPEGCGYCHDFGVTHGTAANPFRLANKGTLGRGTTEDGGWNDVCLVCHSTAGSGYDPDGASTGYASINSTLNVDANHYGAKHDQTTDGGAFCWDCHDPHGDRTSGGTGNIYMVQRAVTQVSDGTYGVPQTTVTPTFTNNTTGTDYAKSAAPYDGICQVCHTTTAHYTSTSGDGHNSTSRCTDCHKHTKEFGASCMLCHGTDRTTDPNAPQVLWEDGSATGKTTVYGSHLKASTGETLSGATDWDAQCNKCHTGHSGPVTVPLPPTSWNNRDDGSGTTMNMQTQLGIDYTQHGGIFLGGTATSGTTEAEICWNCHGTNDQINEWGTNADTNGTSWPVVQIPDVNGNTAGSYNYGWLYSDSGWTTLTPYWVDASGNGMYRKDGYQHDPNTTPSYALSRRISSVHSVDFTVGSNPGSSVANNVDGNGNVIRTTGAQTLESSAQIRCSYCHDVHDLNKAVNDTQSGRPHLRGTWMGNPYPPDMPPLNGYTYPTTGGPGPLSVGNRFSTTQPTNLSFSDAVPRLWADATSRNKGGYFIDANSGRPTDDPNYDTLAETAGLCTLCHGSDVDNMDYYIGSNLWRGPNGHSNSTLGGTGINGVDLFDARRGQSTWLFMAHQDGVNVFEYGNNSGADNSGPFAGDFSNDKPAENGGEFAPPRNTGWYGGTPGSTTKGSQYSVWYSAGGVGNDGVNPTAHKFTCSKCHSPHATGLPALLITNCLDKNVSNWSTVNSDPSIQQANNCHRKESNSTGWNRLAPQQ; translated from the coding sequence ATGGGATATCTTCGGAGCGCGGGTTGGTTCGTTGTGGCCGCCGTCCTGCTGGTGGCGGGCCTGGCGACGGAGAGCCGGGCCACGCACTACCCCCCGGGATGGAAGTGCTACGAATGCCACGCGGTGAGCGCCTCCAAGATCGTCCCCGGCACCCACCTGATCAAGCAGAGCCAGAAGACCTTCGACCTGGGGATCACCTCCACCGATCCCACGATCCGGTGCCTGTTCTGCCACGAGGCGTTCCGCTCGGCCTCGAACCCCTCCGGAATCGCGCGGGACCGCATGAAGGGGGTGGATCACCTGTTCGGGGCGGGGGCCCTTTCGAAGCACCCCATCGACGTGACGAAGAGCACCTTCACCCAGGACGCGACGGCCTTCGACTGCCTCGACTGCCACACCGTGAGCGGGTTCGACACCACGAACCCGGCCAACCCCAACATCCACGGCGTGGACGCGTCCCAAACCCTGCTGGCCGTGAACTCGACCCTGGTGGGTGCCCCCGCCGACACCTCGGACGCCGAGATCTCCACCAAGACCTGCCAGAACGCCAACTGCCACGACGCGGACGGCGGAACCCTGAACGGATACACCGCCCCGCCGAAGCACTCGGCCTCCAACGCCAAGCTCAGCCTGAACGACGTGGCCGTGGTCTCAGGGAGCGCCGACGCGGACGCCTCGGGCCAGATCTACTGTACCAAGTGCCACGGGGCCCACGGCAGCGTGGACGGGGAGGCCCTCCTCGTTCTCCAGAACACCTCGGGGAACAACGGCCAGGCTGCCACCAACCAGACGGTGGCCCTGAACGAGTGTGACGTGTGCCACACCCAGGACGAGAACGGCGGGCTCACGGACAACTACTACGCCTACGGCCACGGTAGGATCCTGGGTGGATGCGACACGTGCCACGAGCTGCGGCACGACACGAACGGCGACAACGCCTTCGACCCGGCCCCCCGGCTGAAGGCGAACCTGGCGTTGGACACCACCGCCGGGACCTCCACGTTCGGCACGAACTTCTACGGAAACTGCCGGGCCTGTCACCAAGGCCACGCGGCCCACACGCCCACACCGAACGCGGGAGGGGACCCGGGTACGGGACGGAGCGCCGGGTGCATGGACTGCCACGACCAGCACGGAACCACAGCGGCGGACACCACGTTCCAGAACGACACCATGATCCGCCGGACGATCCAGGGAGAGGATGCGCAGCTTCCGGGCGACCTGGCCCTGATCGGTGCCCCGCCGCCGGACGGCACGGGCGACACCTACGACGGCGACTGGTTCAACCCGGGGGCAGGGAGCCCGGCGGTGACCACCGGGGTGTGCGACAACGTGGCGTGCCACACCTCGCTCACCACGGACCTCCAGACCGACCACAAGGGCGGCGCGTTGGCCGACACCACCTGCGCCACCGGGCCGGGGTGCCACGCCACCCATCTGCAGGCGGGCAAGCAGGGGACCACGATGGGGGCGGCCTCGTGCGACGGGTGCCACGGGTTCCCGCCGACCACCAATGCCCATCAGAAGCACGTGGACACGGCCGGGTTCGCCTGCGAGGCTTGCCACGGAAAGCTCGGGGGGAGCGGGGGCACGAGCCACAACGAGACCGGCATCGCGGACAAGACCGACTTCGACAACACCTGGGCCACCAGCCCGGGCACCATCCGCAACAACGTGGACATCGACCTGCCCTACGACGGCACGAACCCCAACGGCGCGTACAGCCTGGCCAAGGGGAGCCGCCCCAACGACACCACCACCTACGGCACCTGCACGGCTCTGTACTGCCACGGCGACGACACCACCCTGTTCCCGGCCGCGAGCCAGGGGACGGACACCACGCCGGTGTGGAACGATGCGGCCACCGCGGCCTGCGGCACCTGCCACGGGGCCACGGCTACGGCCCCGCCGGGGTCGAACGCCCACCCCACCCACGCCGGGAGCACCGGCGGGTACTCGTTCCCCTGCAACACCTGCCACGTGAACACCACGGCCGACGGGGTGAGCGTTATCTACCCGGCCCACGTGAACGGCCAGGCCGACGTGGCCTTCGACACGGCCGAAGCCCGGCTGGACGCGAACAGCGCCTATGCAGGCGACGCGGCGGTGGGCTCGGGGTACGGGGCGTGCTCGAACACCTACTGCCACAGCCAGGGGCTCGATCGGACGGCCCCGTTCAACGGAACGAACACGGCCCCCCGGGTCGCGGCGTCGTGGGACTCGACCACCGTGGACTGCTCTACCTGCCACGACTTCGGCCCATCGTATGCCAACGACACCGCGATCGAGGCGGGCACCAAGAAGAACAGCCACCCGAAGCACTCGAACTACGGCTGCCAGACCTGCCACCAGCCGACCACGACCACGGGCACCAGCATCACCACCCCAGCCCAGCACGCGGACGTGACCTTCGACCTGGCACCGGACACCGGCGCGGGCGTGAGCTTTACGGTGAGCACCGTCGGGGATCTCACTGTGCCCACGAGCTGCTCGAGCATCTCGTGCCACGGGGGCGGCAGCGCCACCTGGGGCGGCACCCTGAGCTGCACCGACTGCCACCTGGGCACCTCGGACGTGGATGACTTCACGTACGACAACGGCACCACGGCCGTGCTTAGCTCGGACGAGTGGGGCTTTTCGGGCCACGGCAAGGCGTCCGGCTCGTACGATGTGTCGCTCAACGCGGCGGCCGCGTTCTCCGGGCCGGCGTCGGACCCGGAGGGGTGTGGCTACTGCCACGACTTCGGTGTGACCCACGGCACGGCCGCGAACCCGTTTCGGCTGGCGAACAAGGGGACGCTGGGCCGGGGGACCACGGAGGACGGGGGCTGGAACGACGTGTGCCTGGTGTGCCACAGCACGGCCGGGTCCGGGTACGACCCGGACGGGGCGAGCACGGGGTACGCGAGCATCAACTCCACCCTGAACGTGGACGCGAACCACTACGGCGCCAAGCACGACCAGACCACGGACGGCGGAGCGTTCTGCTGGGACTGCCACGACCCGCACGGCGACCGCACGAGCGGCGGCACCGGCAACATCTACATGGTGCAGAGGGCGGTGACCCAGGTCTCGGACGGGACCTACGGGGTGCCGCAGACCACCGTGACGCCGACGTTCACGAACAACACCACCGGCACGGACTACGCCAAGAGCGCGGCCCCCTACGACGGGATCTGCCAGGTGTGCCACACGACCACGGCCCACTACACCTCCACCTCGGGCGACGGCCACAACAGCACGAGCCGGTGCACGGACTGCCACAAGCACACCAAGGAGTTCGGGGCGTCGTGCATGCTGTGCCACGGCACGGATCGGACCACGGATCCCAACGCGCCCCAGGTGCTGTGGGAGGACGGGAGCGCCACGGGCAAGACCACGGTCTACGGCTCCCACCTGAAGGCGTCGACCGGCGAAACCCTGTCGGGGGCGACGGACTGGGATGCGCAGTGCAACAAGTGCCACACGGGGCACTCGGGCCCGGTGACGGTGCCGCTGCCGCCGACGAGCTGGAACAACCGGGACGACGGCTCGGGCACCACGATGAACATGCAGACGCAGCTGGGCATCGACTACACCCAGCACGGCGGGATCTTCCTGGGCGGCACGGCGACGAGCGGCACGACCGAGGCGGAGATCTGCTGGAACTGCCACGGCACCAACGACCAGATCAACGAGTGGGGGACGAACGCGGATACGAACGGGACGAGCTGGCCGGTGGTGCAGATCCCGGACGTGAACGGCAACACGGCCGGTTCGTACAACTACGGGTGGCTGTACTCCGACTCGGGGTGGACCACGCTCACCCCCTACTGGGTGGATGCGTCTGGCAACGGCATGTACCGCAAGGACGGCTACCAGCACGACCCCAACACCACTCCGAGCTACGCCCTGAGCCGGCGGATCTCGTCGGTGCACTCGGTGGACTTCACCGTGGGCTCGAACCCGGGCTCGAGCGTGGCCAACAACGTGGACGGTAACGGCAACGTGATCCGCACAACGGGGGCCCAGACCCTGGAGAGCAGCGCTCAGATCCGGTGTTCGTACTGCCACGACGTGCACGACCTGAACAAGGCCGTGAACGACACCCAGTCGGGCCGGCCGCACCTGCGGGGAACGTGGATGGGGAACCCCTACCCCCCGGACATGCCGCCGTTGAACGGCTACACGTACCCGACCACCGGCGGGCCGGGTCCGCTGAGTGTGGGGAACCGGTTCTCCACCACTCAGCCGACCAACCTGTCCTTCAGCGACGCCGTGCCCAGGCTGTGGGCGGACGCCACCTCCCGGAACAAGGGCGGGTACTTCATCGACGCCAACTCCGGCCGGCCCACGGACGATCCCAACTACGACACCCTGGCCGAGACGGCCGGGCTGTGCACGCTGTGCCACGGCTCGGACGTGGACAACATGGACTACTACATTGGCTCGAACCTATGGCGGGGTCCCAACGGCCATTCCAACTCGACCCTCGGAGGAACCGGAATCAACGGTGTGGACCTGTTCGACGCCCGTCGCGGGCAGAGCACCTGGCTGTTCATGGCCCACCAGGACGGGGTGAACGTGTTCGAGTACGGGAACAACAGCGGGGCGGACAACAGCGGACCGTTCGCCGGGGATTTCAGCAACGACAAACCGGCGGAGAACGGTGGCGAGTTCGCGCCGCCCCGGAACACTGGGTGGTACGGCGGCACGCCGGGGAGCACGACAAAGGGGAGCCAGTACTCCGTGTGGTACAGCGCAGGGGGTGTGGGCAACGACGGGGTGAACCCCACGGCGCACAAGTTTACGTGTTCGAAGTGCCACAGCCCCCACGCGACCGGGCTGCCGGCGCTTCTGATCACGAACTGCCTGGATAAGAACGTGAGCAACTGGAGCACGGTGAACTCGGACCCGAGCATCCAGCAGGCGAACAACTGCCACCGGAAAGAGAGCAACAGCACGGGGTGGAACCGGCTGGCGCCGCAGCAGTGA
- a CDS encoding Ig-like domain-containing protein produces MKKQGCSKGIALALLCLGLLMLAQAVPASEAVREGFEKVEAAGTVKGWDGEGWSYPGTNFRVRNPVRVERRVPFQRAARGVIAFDLQRVDADLERDQRSVFLLEDAAGQKLLLVQIDWTSVYDPTLPMLRLTGGPYFEEGIGWWSPWILLDEPVEAGQWIHVELTWDDDASKYELYVNGRLQDTTPKFYDAVQKDIDPDPRQVTNQVEVREGRPPRYVPHRFGDLLERAKTLRFGINWSPGDEEATSPLANAVLDNFVIAVGEAAVPVSAVHGPEYDPRDLRASVGPEGVELTWEPPEKRGVNQGYWVYRREGAGRFEKLTPERVYDLTFTDTTAEQGKTYRYSVTAVFGDGRGGDVESKYPPEVTVTVADLAVAELGAEKALYGAGQEIGVTLRGAADKTATFTIEGLAAEVAMTEVDDGVYVGKVAVPEGANGSFALMGTLTDPATGEAASLEGPTITIDTTAPDPVPAGRILATSPWPGEIEVTWEASPSADVDHYEIYRGEGADPDLSADPYESIRKLSFTDTAVVAGLEYRYAVVAVDRAGNRSEASDIVSAEAVAGEGPAITGVTMEPFGKPVKPGENVTITVTGQSGATVTADLGTLAAGLPLTEAGRTGRYTGTYTVTDADVGPTKTLHRVVVHVADAYGSSERAGPELAVVGLDALNDTTPPVIASAENDFFSVAGFSGRLVAGDVLTVTMKGEAGGYASFSIEGVAADVPMTEVEPGTYRGAYTVEWDDEGTEVPVMVRLADDAGNETTQAAGRPVSFDTRVRLVVTARDTLLPADRKSTTRLVAKAVDANGDEVSGHELALTLSTTSEYTGVVGGGRIEGKEARMEDADDVEVRWGGVTDAFGEVTATYTAGFAAKTALIVAKDLTTGDVGAGWLHTYVASTVAIELVPRARKGMEDRAVLRVTAEPAKLTADGRSTSRIKALLLDLQGNPIEGARVRFALGNDNGRLRVLRGGRTDGRGLAEAEYRAGTAIGTVTITASAKEWGVTGSVQIVLMSDAPAKIDLVAEAERLPADGRSETGLSVRVTDIHGNPNHEVPVAFTVLRGDGEVGPATVLTDRNGEARVVFRAGRRPGTVVVEARHTSREPTDAELRRIYGTVFVPRLEERQERDRIKVSEWLVEPGDEVEKGEPIVILEGRKASWTLTAPEKGVFVRRVKHRRDRVELGDTLGYVEIDEDVWKDEYVGTLGR; encoded by the coding sequence ATGAAGAAGCAAGGATGCTCAAAAGGGATCGCGCTGGCTCTCTTGTGTCTGGGCCTGTTGATGCTGGCCCAGGCCGTGCCGGCCTCGGAGGCGGTGCGGGAAGGGTTCGAGAAGGTGGAGGCGGCGGGTACGGTGAAGGGGTGGGACGGAGAAGGGTGGTCCTACCCGGGCACCAATTTTCGAGTCCGGAACCCTGTGCGGGTAGAGAGGCGGGTCCCGTTCCAGAGGGCTGCCCGGGGGGTGATTGCGTTTGATCTTCAGCGTGTGGATGCGGATCTGGAGAGAGACCAACGCAGCGTGTTTTTGCTGGAGGATGCGGCTGGCCAAAAGCTGCTACTTGTCCAGATCGACTGGACATCGGTTTACGATCCAACCCTGCCGATGCTTCGTTTGACGGGAGGGCCGTACTTCGAAGAGGGAATCGGGTGGTGGAGCCCGTGGATCCTGCTGGACGAGCCGGTGGAGGCGGGGCAGTGGATCCACGTGGAACTGACATGGGACGACGATGCCTCGAAGTACGAGCTGTACGTGAACGGCCGGCTCCAGGACACGACACCCAAGTTCTACGACGCGGTGCAAAAAGATATCGATCCGGATCCCCGGCAGGTCACGAACCAGGTGGAGGTTCGGGAGGGCCGGCCGCCGCGTTACGTGCCGCACCGTTTCGGGGACCTGCTGGAGCGGGCGAAGACCCTCCGGTTCGGGATCAACTGGAGCCCTGGGGACGAAGAGGCGACCTCACCGCTGGCCAACGCGGTGCTGGACAACTTCGTGATCGCGGTGGGGGAGGCGGCGGTGCCGGTTTCGGCGGTGCACGGGCCGGAGTACGACCCCCGGGACCTGCGGGCGTCGGTGGGGCCGGAGGGGGTGGAGCTCACGTGGGAGCCGCCAGAGAAGCGGGGGGTGAACCAAGGGTACTGGGTGTACCGGCGAGAAGGGGCGGGTCGATTCGAGAAGCTCACGCCGGAACGGGTGTACGACCTGACCTTTACCGACACCACGGCGGAGCAGGGGAAGACCTACCGCTACTCGGTGACGGCCGTGTTCGGCGACGGCAGGGGCGGGGACGTGGAGAGCAAATACCCGCCCGAGGTCACGGTGACCGTGGCGGACCTCGCGGTGGCGGAGCTGGGGGCGGAGAAGGCGCTCTACGGCGCAGGCCAGGAGATCGGCGTGACCCTGCGGGGCGCGGCGGACAAGACGGCCACGTTCACGATCGAGGGGCTGGCCGCCGAGGTGGCCATGACCGAGGTGGACGACGGTGTGTACGTGGGCAAGGTGGCCGTGCCGGAGGGTGCGAACGGCTCCTTCGCCCTCATGGGCACCCTCACGGATCCGGCCACGGGCGAGGCGGCGAGCCTAGAAGGCCCGACAATCACGATCGACACCACGGCTCCGGACCCCGTGCCGGCGGGGCGGATCCTGGCCACGTCACCGTGGCCGGGGGAGATCGAGGTCACGTGGGAGGCGAGCCCTTCGGCCGACGTGGACCACTACGAGATCTATCGGGGCGAGGGGGCCGACCCGGATCTGTCTGCCGATCCCTACGAGAGCATCCGGAAGCTCTCGTTCACGGACACCGCCGTGGTGGCGGGGCTGGAATACCGTTACGCCGTGGTGGCGGTGGACCGGGCGGGGAACCGAAGCGAGGCGAGCGACATCGTTTCGGCCGAGGCGGTTGCGGGCGAAGGCCCGGCCATCACCGGGGTCACGATGGAGCCCTTCGGAAAACCGGTGAAGCCCGGCGAGAACGTAACGATCACGGTGACGGGCCAGAGCGGGGCCACCGTGACGGCGGATCTCGGCACCCTGGCGGCGGGTCTTCCCCTGACGGAGGCGGGGCGCACGGGCCGGTACACGGGCACCTACACCGTGACCGACGCGGACGTGGGCCCGACCAAGACGCTGCACCGGGTGGTGGTGCACGTGGCCGACGCCTACGGGTCGTCGGAGCGTGCGGGGCCGGAGCTCGCGGTGGTGGGCCTGGACGCCCTGAACGACACGACCCCGCCGGTGATCGCATCGGCGGAGAACGACTTCTTCTCGGTGGCGGGCTTCAGCGGGAGGCTGGTGGCGGGGGACGTGCTCACGGTGACGATGAAGGGGGAGGCGGGAGGGTACGCCTCGTTCTCCATCGAGGGCGTGGCCGCGGACGTCCCGATGACCGAGGTGGAGCCGGGGACCTACCGGGGCGCCTACACCGTGGAGTGGGACGACGAGGGCACCGAGGTGCCGGTGATGGTGCGGCTGGCGGACGACGCCGGGAACGAGACCACCCAGGCGGCGGGTCGGCCGGTGAGCTTCGACACCCGGGTGCGGCTCGTGGTGACGGCGCGGGACACGCTCTTGCCGGCGGACCGGAAGAGCACCACCCGGCTCGTGGCCAAGGCCGTGGACGCCAACGGGGACGAGGTGTCGGGGCACGAGCTGGCGCTGACACTGTCGACCACGAGCGAGTACACGGGCGTGGTGGGCGGGGGACGGATCGAGGGCAAGGAAGCCCGCATGGAGGACGCCGACGACGTGGAGGTGCGCTGGGGGGGGGTGACGGACGCGTTTGGTGAGGTGACGGCGACCTACACGGCGGGGTTTGCGGCGAAGACCGCGCTGATCGTCGCCAAGGACCTGACCACGGGGGACGTGGGCGCGGGGTGGCTCCACACCTACGTGGCCTCCACGGTGGCGATCGAGCTTGTACCCCGGGCGCGGAAGGGCATGGAGGACCGGGCGGTGCTGCGGGTGACGGCGGAGCCGGCGAAGCTCACGGCGGACGGCCGCTCGACGAGCCGGATCAAGGCCCTGCTGCTGGACCTTCAGGGGAACCCCATCGAGGGGGCGCGGGTTCGGTTTGCGCTGGGGAACGACAACGGGCGGCTTAGGGTGCTGCGGGGGGGGCGCACGGACGGGCGGGGGTTGGCCGAGGCCGAGTACCGGGCGGGTACCGCGATCGGCACGGTCACGATCACGGCATCGGCCAAGGAGTGGGGAGTGACGGGATCGGTGCAGATCGTCCTGATGAGCGACGCCCCGGCCAAGATCGACCTGGTGGCGGAGGCCGAGCGGCTTCCGGCGGACGGCCGAAGCGAGACGGGGCTTTCGGTGCGGGTAACGGACATCCACGGCAACCCGAACCACGAGGTGCCGGTGGCGTTCACGGTGCTGCGGGGCGATGGGGAGGTGGGGCCGGCCACGGTGCTGACAGACCGGAACGGGGAGGCGCGGGTGGTGTTTCGGGCGGGGCGGCGGCCGGGCACGGTGGTCGTGGAGGCGCGGCACACGAGCCGGGAGCCGACGGACGCAGAGTTGCGGCGGATCTACGGGACGGTGTTCGTGCCGCGGCTGGAGGAGCGGCAGGAGCGGGACCGCATCAAGGTGTCCGAGTGGCTGGTGGAGCCAGGGGACGAGGTGGAGAAGGGGGAGCCGATCGTGATCCTGGAAGGCCGGAAGGCCAGCTGGACGCTCACGGCCCCTGAGAAGGGGGTGTTCGTGCGGCGGGTGAAGCACCGGCGGGACCGGGTGGAGCTGGGCGACACCCTGGGGTACGTGGAGATCGACGAGGACGTGTGGAAGGACGAGTACGTGGGGACGTTGGGACGTTAG